One Streptomyces formicae genomic window, CAGCGGGATCCCGAGCACCGCGTCGACGTGCAGTCTCGGTCCCGCCACCTCCATGAGGACGGGGGCCACGACCATCTCGGCGTCGCTGCCTTCGAGGTTCCAGGCCAGCCGCTGGAGCCGGTCCGGGGACCAGTGCGGGTCGGGTGTGACCGCGACGACGCGGTAGCCGTCGCGGCGGACGTGGCCCGCGACGTCCGCGAGTCGGCCCACGACCGGCACTCCGTCCAGGTGGCCGCCGTCGAGCCCGGGGTTCTCGGGTGTGCACACGGCCTCCACTCGCCAGCCGAGGTGCGGGAACTTGCGGGCCCGGGTGATCAGGTCGCGCACGGTGGCCAGGCTTCCGGCGGCGAGCACCGGCCGCAGACACCGTCCCTCTTTCCGTTGCTTGTGCAGCCACAGGCGCAGCAGGTAGCGCTCGGTCATGGTGACGAGCGCGATCGCGGGGATGGCGACGAAGATCCAGAGCTTGATATTGCGCGAGGTAAGGGCGATCCCGCCGAGTGCCAGGACGACGGCGGCCGTGAACAGGGAGCGGCCGAGTCTGCGGAACTCCTCCGCGCCCTGGCCCAGCACGGCAGGGGCCCAGGCCCGGCTCACCGCCAGTGCGCCCAGCACGAGCAGCTCGGTGCCGAACGCCAGGATGCCCCACTTCTCATGCCAGTTGGCCGCGTCCCTGACTCCGAAGAAGTTGCCGATCGCCGCCACCACGAAGGCGGTGGCCACGGTATCGCTGGTGATCACGGTACGGCGGTACCGCTGCTCCCAGCCGATGGCGGGCTGGCTGACCGCCCCGTTCACCGGCCGCCCACGCGCCGGTAGGAACGGGCGAACTAATTCCCCCTGCTGCACGGACCCCCCCAGGTCGCCAGTGGGCTCGACGTGTTCGCTCCACACGGTTCCTCCCCCCGGGAGGCCCTCGCCCCCCGCACTGTTCCTCCCCTCGGAGGGCCCCGCCCCCCGCGCCGCGCTGTTCCTCCCCTTCAGGAGGCACCCCCGCCTCCCGGTCATGACAAATCGGTCAATCCAGCGCTAGTTGAACAACCCAAACAGACGGCTACGGACACACACGTACGTCCGGCCGGAGATGTGTGAAGTGCGGAGCCCCATCGAAACCCCGGGTGCTCCCCGCACCCGAGGCCCCCCTCCCGGGCCCCAAAAGCTGATCACCCCCACGGTCTGGCGCCGGGGGACGTGACTACTGGCTGTCCGTCGCACCAGACCTATAGATCATTGTTTGTCGCCTCGTGTCCCCATGTGAAGCACGGTCAATCTAGACCATCGGGGCCTGCCTGGAGAGGGGATGTGTGCAACTTGTGCTCAAGCTTTGAAGCAGAATCCACGAAACGATCACTGACAGAGGTTGCCTCGAAGCCGAAGACATGCGTTGTGACCTGTGACGACGCGAGTTCTCTAGGTTGCCGGTGGCCGTGTCACGAAGCCATCCCGGCGTCGCCAACTAGGCCCCATTTAGGGCTTGTTTGGCGGAATCTCGTCGGCGGGCGCGGGGCGGAGCCACCGGCGGGCGGGCGCGACGGGCGGCACGGGGACCGAAAAACCCCGCCGGACCGGCTCTCCTTGCCCTTCGCGGGCTCCTCGGAGCCCTGCTTGTTCGGAGCTCTCGGACAGGGTCGCGTTTTGGTGAAGTGGAATGCTTTTTGGGCGAGTTGGTGGGGTCAGATACCAACAAGCTCCAACACACCTGCCAGGGAGGTGACTTCATACGCGTGAGAGAAGGGCGCGGCGGGCTCGGTCCCCCGGTTCAGGTACACCGTCTCCCGCACGCCGAGGTCGGTCGCCGACTGCAGGTCGTAGCGAGGGCTCGACGACACGTGCATCGTCTCTTCCGGCAGACAGCCCAACCGCTCGTACATGAACTCGAAGGCACCCAGCCTCGGCTTGTACGCCCGCGCCATCTCCGCCGTGTACACCGCGTGGAAGGGGGCACCGAGCTTCGCGGCGTTCCGATGGGCGTGCTCGTCGGCGGCGTTGGAGAGGATGACGAGCGGGAAGTTCTCCGCCAGCTTCGCGAGGGGCCCGGGGACGTCGGGGTGGGGTCCCCACTCCGGCACCGCCGCGTAGACCGTGGCGGGGTCCTCGGGACGGAACGCGACTCCGGTGCTCCGGCAGGCCCGTTCGAAGGCGCGGGAGACCACCTCGTCGTACGGCCGCCAGTCCCCCATCACCTCGTCGAGCTGGTAGCAGGCGAACCGGTGGAGGAACGCGTCCAGCTTCTCGGGCGGGGCGACATCCTCGATCACGTCTCTGGCCGCGGCCCCGATGGCGAAGTCCGTCAGGGTTCCGTACATGTCGAAGGTGATGAACCGGGGACCGGGACGGCTCAACGGACTCTCCTCGCAGCGGGCGGCGGGGCCCACGGCACACCCCTGGGGCACGCCGGTTCAGGGCTACGCACAGTCCAACTCACCTGCCCCACAGGCCATTCCCGCCCCGCACATTTACTCCCGACCTCACACCGGCCCCGTCCAGCGGCGCCGCGCGCCGCCTCCCAACTCCCGGTCATATACAGCTACAGTTCCTAGCCCCCACACCATCACTCACGCCAGCACCTCCCCCCACGCCTGCATCCCGAACTCCCGTACACCCGTACGTGGTTCCACCGGAAAGGGAACGCCAGCCGTGTCTCCACGCACTCGTCTCAGACCGACACTCGTCGCCTCCGCGGCCACCGTCGTCCTCCTCGCCCTCGGGTTCACCGGCACCGCCCAGGCCACCGCGCCCGCCACGGCGCCCAGTTCGGCCGGACGCGTCGGCGACGACCCCGACCAGCCCGACAATCCCCTGTACGACGCCCCCGAGGGCCTCCAGGCCAGCTCCGGGCGTGAGGCCGTCTCGCTCTCGTGGGGCACGCTCTCCGCCGCGACCGGCTACGAGGTGTACCGGGCCGAGGCCGAGGGGACCGAGCCGGACGAGGTCGGCCCCTACGCGCTGCTCGCCACCGTGAGCACGGGGGCGTACGTCGACAGCGACGCCGACCCCGACGTCGCGTACGCCTACAAGGTCCGCGCCCTGGACGACGCCGGGCACGTCTCGCCCTACACCGAGCCCGTGCGGGGCACCCGTGACACCGTCGCACCTTTCGCACCGCGGGACCTCAAGCTCGCCCGCGAGGACGAGCGCGGTGTGACGCTGACGTGGCGGAGCGGCGACTCGGACGCGGTGAAGTACGTGGTGTACCGCTCCGAGTCACTGAACTCCCACCGCACCAAGGTCGGTTCGACGACCTCGCTGACCTTCCGTGACACGAAGGGCGACGCGGGCCTCACCTACGTGTACGAGGTTCGGGGTGTCGACGCCGCCGGGAACGAGTCCGAGCCGTCGAACTACGTGACCGGCACCAAGACCGTCACCTCCGCCACCGCGCCGAAGGCCCCCTTCCTCAACACCCCCCAGCTCACCGGCAAACGGCTCACCCTGAGGTGGTCGCAGAGCCCGTACGTGCCGGTCTCCTCCTACACCGTCTACCGTTCCAAGACCTCCCCGGTCGACATCACCGACCCGGCCAACCGCGTGGCCACGGTGACGCGTACCGAGTACACGGCCACGGTCGGCGAGGACGCGGGCGAGCGGGACTACTACTACGCCGTCGTCGCCACTTCCCCGCACTCCGTCTCCTCGCCCGCCTCCGTGTCGTCCAAGCCGACGTACACCGCGCCTCGGCCGCCGGGCGCCACACAGGTCTACGACATCGTGCCGGGCGCGGGCAGTGTGCGGCTCGACTGGTACGCCGTCCCGTACGGCGACGAGTCGCCCGTCACCGGCTACCGCGTCTACCGCTCCACCAGCCCCCACGTCACCAAGGAGAACGCCGAGTTCAGCCACGACACGAAGGACACGAGGTACGTGGACCGGGGGCTGACCGGCGGCACGAAGTACTACTACGCCATCGCCACCCTCGGCGAGGACGGCTTCGAGTCCGCCCTCTCCCCCGAGGTGTCGGCGACTCCCACGGCCTGACTAGCTCCGCTCACCCACCGCTGCCCGCACCGCCGTTGACGTCTTCGAGGCGTTGATGGCGAGTGTCAGGAGCGCCAGCGCGCCCAGCCCGAGAAGCCCCGCGACGACCGGAAGCGCCCCGGCCCCCACGCCGCTCAGCGTGACACCTCCGACGGCTCCGCCCAGCGAGACCCCGAGGTAGGTGCCCGACGTATTGAGCGCGAGGGCCTGGGGCGCGGCCGGTCCCGCGAGCAGGTAGAGCCGGGCCTGGATGGCCGGGGAGTTCCAGAAGGCCATGCCGCCCCAGACCGTGCCCACCACGACGAGGAGGGAGAAGGGCACGGGTCGGGCGAACCAGAGCAGCCCCAGGATCGCCATGCTGCCGGTGAAGACGCCGATCCCGGTGATCAGGGTGCGGTCCGGACCCCATCGGTCGGTGACCTTCCCACCCGCCCAGATGCAGAGGATTCCGGCGAACCCCGAGAGGCTGAAGGACAGCGCGCGCTGGTCCACGCTCGCCCGGCTCACCGCGTCGAGATAGGGCGCCGTGTACGTCAGCATCATCATCGAACCGGTCATGAGCGCGCAGTTCGCCAGGAGCCCGAGCGACACGGGTGCGGCGGCGAGAGTTCGCAACTGTGCGCGTACGCCGGGCACTTCACCGCACCTGTCGTGCTCGCCGGGCAGCGTCACGAGCAAGAGGGCCAGCGCCGCGGCCCCTGCCACCGCCATCGACACGAAGGTCGCCCGCCAGCCGAAGTGACCGCCGATCCAGGTGCCGATGGGCACTCCGGCCGCGATCGAACCCGTGACACCGAGCGCCACGACGGCGACGTATCTGCCGATGTGGCTCTCCGGAGCCCGCTCGGCGGCATACGCGAACACCGCCGGAGTCGTGCCCGCCGCAGCGAGTGCCGCCACGACGCGCAGGCCCACCAAGAGCCCAAAGCCGGTCGTCGAGGCCGCCAGCAGGTTCGCGGCGATGAACAGCGCGAACGAGGCGGTGAAGAGGCGTCGGCGGGACACCCGCGCCAGAGCGACCGCGGCGATCGGCGCGGCCAGGGCGACAGTGAGCGAGAAGACGGTCACCAATTGCCCGGCCTGTGCCTCGCTGACGTTCAGGTCTCGCGCTATTTCCGGCAGCACCCCCGCGATCACATAGTCGTCGGTATAGAGAACGAAAGCGGCAGCGAGCAGCGCGAACAGCCACGCGGGCACGACTGATCCCCCCTTGTGGTTTCTTTTGTTCTTCGTGATTCAGGTAATGGTGGTGACTCAGGCACTTCCCCTTGGGCGGCGCAACGGCAGTGACCGCAGATGCGCGCGCAGCGTCTTGCGCAGGCGCTCGGCGCCGAGCGATCCGTGCGGCGTCACCGCGTCCAGGGTCAGACCACCCATGAGCGCGACGAGCTGCTCGGCCTCCTCGGCCGGGTCCGGAACTTCGAGGACGCGCAGGGCATCCTCGATCACCTGGCGCAGGTCGGCCGCCATCTGTTCGGTCACCGGACGGAAGAGGGGGTTCACGCGTGCGGCGACGATGAACTCCGTCAGCACGATCGACTCGACACGGCGTTCGTCGTCGAGCGGCAGCAACTCCTCGACCAGTGTCTGCAAGGCATCGACGGCGGCTTCGCCCTCGAGTCCCGAAAGGGCGTCCGGTGAATTCCGGGTGAGCCGCCTCCCCATGCGGTCGCCGACTTCCGTCGCTGCCGCCACGAGAAGTTCGCGGTGATCACCGAAGTAGTGGCGCACCGACCCGATGTTCAGTCCCGATTCGGCGGCCACTTTACGCAGCGACAAACCGCTGAAACCTTCAGCGACCAAGAGGCGGAAAGCCGCCTCGACGACATCCTTGCGGCGCTGTTCCAAGTCAATCCGAGCTGGCATCGCCCGACAATATCACAGGCGTGATAAATAGTGGGAGCATTGTTCCCGGCGCCCGTTCGGGACGAGCACCGCACCGCCAGCCCCGAAGTGACAGTGACCGTGCACCCCCTTGACGCACTCCTCTCACGGATGAACCATTCCCGGTCAAGAGAGCGCTCCCACGGTCCCTGATCGTTCACTTCCTGAAGCCTCACACCGCCCCAAGAGGAGAGCCCCCATGCCCACCACCCCCACACGCCGTACGGTCCTCGGCGCGATCGCCGCGTCGACCGCCGCCTCGGGCCTGCCCGCACTGGCCGCCCCTGCCGCCAGTGCTCGGAGCGGCCCCGCCGCGCTGCCCGGCGGCGGCGACCTCGGTCCCCACGTGATCGTCTTCGACCCGTCGACGTCAGGCGTCCAGGCCAAGCTCGACGAGGTCTTCAAGCGGCAGGAGTCGGACCAGTTCGGCACGGGCCGCTACGCCTTCTTCTTCAAGCCCGGCACGTACAACGGGCTCAACGCCCAACTCGGCTTCTACACCTCGATCGCGGGCCTCGGCCTCTCCCCCGACGACACGACGATCAACGGTGACGTGACGGTCGACGCGGGCTGGTTCAACGGCAACGCGACCCAGAACTTCTGGCGTTCGGCGGAGAACCTCGCGCTCAAACCGGTCAACGGCACCAACCGGTGGGCGGTCGCACAGGCTGCCCCCTTCCGCCGCATGCACATCAAGGGCGGCCTCAACCTCTCACCCGACGGCTACGGCTGGGCCAGTGGCGGCTACATAGCCGACAGCCGCATCGACGGCAGCGTGGGGCCGTATTCACAGCAGCAGTGGTACACCCGCGACAGTTCCGTGGGCGGCTGGCTCAACGCGGTCTGGAACATGGTGTTCTCGGGCGTCGAGGGCGCACCCGGCCAGAGCTTCCCGAATCCTCCGTACACCACGCTCGGCACCACGCCGATCTCGCGCGAGAAGCCCTTCCTCTACCTCGCGGGCAACGAGTACAAGGTGTTCCTGCCCGAGAAGCGGACCAACGCGCGCGGCACCACCTGGGGCAACGGCACGCCCCGCGGCACCTCACTGCCGCTGAGCCAGTTCTACGTCGCCAAGCCGGGCGTCAGCGCGGCCACGCTCAACGCGGCGCTGGCCCAGGGCCTCCACCTCCTGCTGACCCCGGGCATCTACCACCTCGACCGGGCCGTGGAGGTGAACCGCGCGGACACCGTGGTGCTGGGTCTCGGCTACGCCACGCTGATCCCCGACAACGGCGTCACCGCGATGAAGGTCGCCGACGTGAACGGCGTACGGCTCGCCGGGTTCCTCATCGACGCCGGGCCCGTCAACTCCCCCGTCCTGCTGCAGATCGGCCCCCGGGGCGCGAGCGCCGACCACTCCGCCCACCCGATCACCGTGCAGGACGTCTTCATCAGGATCGGCGGCGCGGGCCCCGGCAGGGCCACGCTCAGCATGGAGGTCAACAGTCGGCACACGATCATCGACCACACCTGGGTGTGGCGCGCCGACCACGGCGCGGGCGTGGGCTGGGAGACCAATCGCGCGGACTACGGCGTGCGCGTGAACGGCGACGACGTCCTGGCGACCGGCCTGTTCGTGGAGCACTTCAACAAGTACGACGTCCAGTGGTCGGGCCAGCGCGGACGCACGATCTTCTTCCAGAACGAGAAGGCGTACGACGCCCCGAACCAGGCCGCCGTCCAGGACGGGAACGTCAAGGGCTTCGCCGCGTACAAGGTCGACACCTCCGTGACGTCCCACGAGGGCTGGGGGCTCGGCAGCTACTGCAACTACACGGCGGACCCGGGCATCCGCCAGGACCACGGGTTCGCCGCGCCGAAGACGCCCGGGGTCACGTTCCACGACCTCCTCGTCGTCTCGCTCGGCGGCATGGGTCAGTACGAGCACGTCATCAACGACACCGGCTCCGCGACCTCGGGCTCCTCGACGGTGCCGTCCACGGTGGTCTCCTACCCGTGACACCAACTCGAAGTTAGAAGCTGTAACGAAAGCTATTGACCCTCCCCCTGTCTGCGCTATACCTTCTAACTAACGCAGAAGCTTCTAGCGCTCCATGCGGTGGGCATCAACAGGCCACCGCCGACAGCGACTTACCACTGACAAGGGGATAACCATGTCCATCGTTCGCAGCACCAGCGTCCGCGCCGCCCTGCTGGCCGTCCCGCTCGTCGTCGGCATCCTCGGCACCGCCACCGCACCCGCCGGGGCCACGTCCGGGCACCACGACAAGCCCGTCACCTGCCGAGGGGCGGGCGTCGACCCCGACGCGCGGGTTCGCTACAAGACCGACACCGTGATCCACGCGTCGCTGCGCACCATATGGAAGCTGCAGACCGAGGTGGAGCGCTGGCCGTCCTGGCAGGCCCACATCACCACGATGGACCGTCTCGACGACGGCCCCTTCCGCAAGGGCTCGGCGTTCCGGTGGACGACCCCGGTGCCGCCCAACCCCGCGACCCCCGCCACCGAGCTGGACATCACGTCGACCGTCAAGCAGCTCAAGCAGAACTTCTGCATACGCTGGACCGGTCCCGCGACCGGTGAAGGACTGCACATCGACGGCGTCCACGTGTGGAACTTCACCAAGGTCAAGGGCGGAGTGCGGGTGACCACCGAGGAGACCCACAGCGGGCCTCAGGTCGACGCGAACGTTCCCGCCGCCACCAAGATCCTGGGCGACGGCCTCGAAGCGTGGATGCGCGACTTGAAGACCGCCGCCGAGGCGCGCACCCACCATGGGCAGCACGGTCAGGGGCGCTGAGCCCCGCGCCGGCTTCCGGGTCCGGCTCCTGTTCCTGTTTCTGTTCGCCCAGCTCATCACTGGGCGGAATCAGCGGCTGTTCAGCGGCTTGCCGTACTGCTGAGCCGTGGTCAGGTACGGGAGGCCGAGCGTGCGGGGCGAGAAGGCCGCCGAGCCGTGGGACGTCCCCTTGGGGAGGAGCCATGCGGCGCCCAGGGAGGCGTTCTCGCCAGGGGATCCGACCGTCACATCCGGTACGCCGTCGGCGTTGTGGTCGCCCGCGGCGACCGCCGCTCCGAAGGCGTCGCCCACCTCGGCGACGCCTGGGAGGCCCGACGTGTCCTGGTTCCAGGCGACGGACGTGGCTGCGCCGTTGGCGTCGAGCAGGCCCTGAGCGCTGCCGCGGAGCAGCCAGGCGGCTCCCGCGCCCGCTTCGCTTCCGATGGCCTCGCCGGGGGCACCCGCGATCAGGTCGTCGCGGCCGTCGCGGTTGACGTCGGTGACGGCGAGGGCGGCGCCGAAGCGGTCGCCGTCCTCGGCCACGCCCGGGACGCCCGCGGTGTCCTGGTTGAGGGTCTGGGCGCGAGTGCCGAACGAGCCGCCCGCGGGGCTGCCGTAGTGGATGTGGATGCCACCCCCCTTGGCGAGCTTCTCGGGACCGCACGGGTCGTCGATGTTCTCGTCGGCGATCTCACGGCACTCGCCGAGCGCCAGGTCGTCGTGGCCGTCGCCGTCGAAGTCACCGGCGGCCAGGGCCGTCACACCCGCGTTGTCCGTGTTCCAGAAGTTGGCCGGCTCGGACCGGTCGGCGTCCCACTTCCACAGGCGCACGTGGGACTGCGTGCTGGGCTCCCCCTCGGTCCAGTACGCCACGCCGAGGTCCGCGAGACCGTCGCTGTCGAAGTCGCCGGTGGTCAGGACGGGGGCGCGGCCACCCATCGGGGCGGCGACGACGGTGGTGACCATGCTGTCCTCGCCCTGGATGACACGGGCGACGACCTTGTCCTTGCCGCCGATCACGATCGCCTTGTTGCCGCCGCCGGTCAGGTCGGCCGCCACGACCGACGCGCCGTACGCGGCCGAGGGCGAGGGCCCGGTGAGGACCGACGACGCGGGTCCGGGCCCGTTCTTCGAGCCGCCGACGGCGATGACCATGCCCGCGTCCGTACCGCGGTCGGTGACGTCCTCGCCGGGGACGCCGACGAGCAGTTCCGCGATGCCGTCGCCGTTGAGGTCCGTCAGGGCGACCGACGCGCCGAAGCGGTCGCCCGCCTCCGGGGAGCCGGGAACCTCGGGGGTCGCCTGGGTGACACGGATGCTTCCGTGGGCGCCGACGCCCTTCGGCCCGCCCCAGACGACGTTCACGTACCCGGCCTTGGCCTTCCCGCCGACGGTCCCGTCCGGGACGCCGACGGCGAGGTCCGGGTAGCCGTCGCCGTTGAAGTCGCTCGTGGCGGTACGGGGTGCGGCAGCGGAGGCACCGGACGGGAGCACGAACCCGACGGTGACCGCGGCGGCAGCGATGGCATACGTGAGGATGCGGCGGCTGTGTGGCACGTTGGCTCCCACTCGGTCGACAGGGCGCGGGGCGCGGGTCTGTCTGGTGTGACCGTCGAGGAGCTGAGCTGGTTGTACGGTGCCGTGCTGGAGCAGCGCGAGGCAGTCGGTGGCCGTTCACCGGGGCCGGTGGTCGCCGAGTACCCGGAGTGTCCCAGCACGGCACAGGGCTCACCGGCTCCGGCACAGCTCCTGCCCCACCAGCGTGCTCATGGCCTCTCCCGTGCCCTTGCTGCCCTCTCCGGTGGCGTACACCACGGCGGTCCGGCTGCCGTCCCGGGTGACGCCACTCCACATGCGATAGCCAAGGAGTTCGCCCACGTGGCCGAAGTAGGTTCCGCCGCAGGGGAGTTCGATCTCGGCGATGCCCAGTCCGTACGCCACGCCCAGCTCGGGTGCGGTCATGGTGGTCGTCATC contains:
- a CDS encoding sugar transferase is translated as MQQGELVRPFLPARGRPVNGAVSQPAIGWEQRYRRTVITSDTVATAFVVAAIGNFFGVRDAANWHEKWGILAFGTELLVLGALAVSRAWAPAVLGQGAEEFRRLGRSLFTAAVVLALGGIALTSRNIKLWIFVAIPAIALVTMTERYLLRLWLHKQRKEGRCLRPVLAAGSLATVRDLITRARKFPHLGWRVEAVCTPENPGLDGGHLDGVPVVGRLADVAGHVRRDGYRVVAVTPDPHWSPDRLQRLAWNLEGSDAEMVVAPVLMEVAGPRLHVDAVLGIPLLRVSMPTFTGGRRAVKGVVDRLGAAILLLLFAPLMVCVGLLVLLDSRGGALYRQRRVGKDGQEFTIFKFRTMVTGAHGARAQLAERNEGAGLLFKLHRDPRVTRVGAVLRRYSIDELPQLFNVLTGSMSLVGPRPPLPEESAAYGPDIRRRLLVKPGLTGLWQISGRSDLPWEEAVRLDLRYVEDWSLALDTVILWKTLRAVLQGQGAY
- a CDS encoding haloacid dehalogenase type II, with protein sequence MSRPGPRFITFDMYGTLTDFAIGAAARDVIEDVAPPEKLDAFLHRFACYQLDEVMGDWRPYDEVVSRAFERACRSTGVAFRPEDPATVYAAVPEWGPHPDVPGPLAKLAENFPLVILSNAADEHAHRNAAKLGAPFHAVYTAEMARAYKPRLGAFEFMYERLGCLPEETMHVSSSPRYDLQSATDLGVRETVYLNRGTEPAAPFSHAYEVTSLAGVLELVGI
- a CDS encoding fibronectin type III domain-containing protein, with the protein product MSPRTRLRPTLVASAATVVLLALGFTGTAQATAPATAPSSAGRVGDDPDQPDNPLYDAPEGLQASSGREAVSLSWGTLSAATGYEVYRAEAEGTEPDEVGPYALLATVSTGAYVDSDADPDVAYAYKVRALDDAGHVSPYTEPVRGTRDTVAPFAPRDLKLAREDERGVTLTWRSGDSDAVKYVVYRSESLNSHRTKVGSTTSLTFRDTKGDAGLTYVYEVRGVDAAGNESEPSNYVTGTKTVTSATAPKAPFLNTPQLTGKRLTLRWSQSPYVPVSSYTVYRSKTSPVDITDPANRVATVTRTEYTATVGEDAGERDYYYAVVATSPHSVSSPASVSSKPTYTAPRPPGATQVYDIVPGAGSVRLDWYAVPYGDESPVTGYRVYRSTSPHVTKENAEFSHDTKDTRYVDRGLTGGTKYYYAIATLGEDGFESALSPEVSATPTA
- a CDS encoding MFS transporter codes for the protein MPAWLFALLAAAFVLYTDDYVIAGVLPEIARDLNVSEAQAGQLVTVFSLTVALAAPIAAVALARVSRRRLFTASFALFIAANLLAASTTGFGLLVGLRVVAALAAAGTTPAVFAYAAERAPESHIGRYVAVVALGVTGSIAAGVPIGTWIGGHFGWRATFVSMAVAGAAALALLLVTLPGEHDRCGEVPGVRAQLRTLAAAPVSLGLLANCALMTGSMMMLTYTAPYLDAVSRASVDQRALSFSLSGFAGILCIWAGGKVTDRWGPDRTLITGIGVFTGSMAILGLLWFARPVPFSLLVVVGTVWGGMAFWNSPAIQARLYLLAGPAAPQALALNTSGTYLGVSLGGAVGGVTLSGVGAGALPVVAGLLGLGALALLTLAINASKTSTAVRAAVGERS
- a CDS encoding TetR/AcrR family transcriptional regulator; its protein translation is MPARIDLEQRRKDVVEAAFRLLVAEGFSGLSLRKVAAESGLNIGSVRHYFGDHRELLVAAATEVGDRMGRRLTRNSPDALSGLEGEAAVDALQTLVEELLPLDDERRVESIVLTEFIVAARVNPLFRPVTEQMAADLRQVIEDALRVLEVPDPAEEAEQLVALMGGLTLDAVTPHGSLGAERLRKTLRAHLRSLPLRRPRGSA
- a CDS encoding coagulation factor 5/8 type domain-containing protein, whose translation is MPTTPTRRTVLGAIAASTAASGLPALAAPAASARSGPAALPGGGDLGPHVIVFDPSTSGVQAKLDEVFKRQESDQFGTGRYAFFFKPGTYNGLNAQLGFYTSIAGLGLSPDDTTINGDVTVDAGWFNGNATQNFWRSAENLALKPVNGTNRWAVAQAAPFRRMHIKGGLNLSPDGYGWASGGYIADSRIDGSVGPYSQQQWYTRDSSVGGWLNAVWNMVFSGVEGAPGQSFPNPPYTTLGTTPISREKPFLYLAGNEYKVFLPEKRTNARGTTWGNGTPRGTSLPLSQFYVAKPGVSAATLNAALAQGLHLLLTPGIYHLDRAVEVNRADTVVLGLGYATLIPDNGVTAMKVADVNGVRLAGFLIDAGPVNSPVLLQIGPRGASADHSAHPITVQDVFIRIGGAGPGRATLSMEVNSRHTIIDHTWVWRADHGAGVGWETNRADYGVRVNGDDVLATGLFVEHFNKYDVQWSGQRGRTIFFQNEKAYDAPNQAAVQDGNVKGFAAYKVDTSVTSHEGWGLGSYCNYTADPGIRQDHGFAAPKTPGVTFHDLLVVSLGGMGQYEHVINDTGSATSGSSTVPSTVVSYP
- a CDS encoding SRPBCC family protein: MSIVRSTSVRAALLAVPLVVGILGTATAPAGATSGHHDKPVTCRGAGVDPDARVRYKTDTVIHASLRTIWKLQTEVERWPSWQAHITTMDRLDDGPFRKGSAFRWTTPVPPNPATPATELDITSTVKQLKQNFCIRWTGPATGEGLHIDGVHVWNFTKVKGGVRVTTEETHSGPQVDANVPAATKILGDGLEAWMRDLKTAAEARTHHGQHGQGR
- a CDS encoding FG-GAP-like repeat-containing protein; its protein translation is MPHSRRILTYAIAAAAVTVGFVLPSGASAAAPRTATSDFNGDGYPDLAVGVPDGTVGGKAKAGYVNVVWGGPKGVGAHGSIRVTQATPEVPGSPEAGDRFGASVALTDLNGDGIAELLVGVPGEDVTDRGTDAGMVIAVGGSKNGPGPASSVLTGPSPSAAYGASVVAADLTGGGNKAIVIGGKDKVVARVIQGEDSMVTTVVAAPMGGRAPVLTTGDFDSDGLADLGVAYWTEGEPSTQSHVRLWKWDADRSEPANFWNTDNAGVTALAAGDFDGDGHDDLALGECREIADENIDDPCGPEKLAKGGGIHIHYGSPAGGSFGTRAQTLNQDTAGVPGVAEDGDRFGAALAVTDVNRDGRDDLIAGAPGEAIGSEAGAGAAWLLRGSAQGLLDANGAATSVAWNQDTSGLPGVAEVGDAFGAAVAAGDHNADGVPDVTVGSPGENASLGAAWLLPKGTSHGSAAFSPRTLGLPYLTTAQQYGKPLNSR